In Deferribacter desulfuricans SSM1, the following are encoded in one genomic region:
- a CDS encoding cell division protein ZapA, translated as MKVLEVSIYGNKYRVRSEFDEVFLQEAAKMVEDRMKEIEDTYRVLTTSKVAIMAAFDIATEYLKAKRELNFLENKVDELEKKLDIVEGV; from the coding sequence TTGAAAGTTTTAGAAGTATCAATTTATGGGAATAAATATAGAGTAAGATCAGAATTTGATGAGGTTTTTTTGCAAGAAGCTGCTAAAATGGTTGAAGATAGAATGAAAGAAATAGAGGATACTTACAGAGTGTTGACTACTTCTAAAGTAGCTATTATGGCAGCTTTTGATATTGCAACTGAGTATTTAAAAGCAAAAAGAGAGTTGAATTTTTTAGAAAATAAAGTTGATGAGTTAGAAAAAAAGTTAGATATCGTAGAGGGTGTTTAA
- a CDS encoding AAA family ATPase, with product MKILEALEPKTFDEIVGQEHLLSSNALFRNIVLSCDFQSIILIGPPGCGKTTIAKLIGKQHSMIFYRLHAANCSSSDIRKIVEETKGYGKTSIIFIDEIHHFNKSQQNLLLNIIDEGYVKLVGASTENPYYSLIPPLRSRSILFELNQPRRSDFEKLFKRVENWLKEEFEVSDIVYDDNVVDLLIQNANGDVRKFYIMMESLAKISKKVDNKLYLNHEDITLLPFEITFSTDEYYHLLSAMIKSIRGSDPDAALMWALKLLKSGVDPKIIFRRLLISASEDIGNAMPNALSIVNAGYEAFEKVGLPEGEIILAQVVTYLASVPKSNCSYMALKSCKNYLKNNNPLPPKHLRSDSENYKYPFDYGEFVEQQYMPEKKVFYKPSKSGFESKLYDRLVKLWGKEHYE from the coding sequence ATGAAAATATTAGAGGCTTTAGAACCTAAAACATTTGATGAGATCGTTGGTCAAGAACATTTATTAAGCAGTAATGCTCTGTTTAGGAATATTGTTTTAAGTTGCGACTTTCAATCTATAATACTCATAGGCCCCCCTGGCTGTGGAAAAACTACAATTGCTAAGTTAATTGGTAAGCAGCATTCTATGATTTTTTACCGTTTGCATGCTGCTAATTGTAGTTCTAGTGATATTAGAAAAATTGTAGAAGAAACAAAAGGGTATGGTAAAACGTCAATTATTTTTATCGATGAAATTCATCATTTTAACAAGTCTCAACAAAATTTATTATTGAATATTATTGATGAAGGTTATGTAAAACTTGTAGGTGCTTCTACAGAAAACCCTTATTATAGTTTAATCCCACCGCTTAGATCAAGAAGTATATTATTTGAGCTTAATCAGCCGAGAAGAAGTGATTTTGAAAAATTATTTAAAAGGGTTGAAAACTGGCTAAAGGAAGAGTTTGAAGTTAGTGATATTGTATATGATGATAATGTTGTTGATTTGCTGATTCAAAATGCAAATGGTGATGTAAGAAAGTTTTATATTATGATGGAGTCTTTAGCAAAAATTTCAAAGAAAGTTGATAATAAGCTGTACTTAAATCATGAAGATATCACATTGCTACCTTTTGAAATTACTTTTTCAACAGATGAGTATTATCATTTGTTGTCAGCTATGATTAAAAGTATTAGGGGGAGTGACCCTGATGCTGCACTTATGTGGGCTTTGAAGTTATTAAAAAGTGGTGTTGATCCTAAAATAATATTCAGAAGATTGCTCATTTCTGCTTCTGAAGATATTGGTAATGCAATGCCTAATGCACTGAGCATAGTGAATGCCGGGTATGAAGCTTTTGAAAAAGTAGGGTTGCCAGAAGGGGAAATAATACTTGCCCAAGTGGTAACCTATCTTGCTTCTGTTCCAAAAAGTAATTGCTCGTATATGGCACTTAAAAGTTGTAAAAATTATTTAAAAAACAATAACCCATTACCACCAAAACATTTAAGAAGTGATAGTGAAAATTATAAGTACCCTTTTGATTATGGCGAATTTGTAGAGCAACAATATATGCCTGAGAAAAAAGTTTTTTATAAACCATCTAAAAGCGGGTTTGAGTCTAAACTTTACGATAGGCTTGTTAAGTTATGGGGCAAAGAGCATTATGAATAA
- a CDS encoding 5-formyltetrahydrofolate cyclo-ligase, translated as MNKNMLRQQFKEKRKNLDRNFVEKTSKVITDNFLSRYGGFDRYFLYVSFDNEVRTIELITHLKNMGKEVFLPILVNDEILAGYFEDFESMKKNRFGVLEPIKVTSEDYFDVVVAPGVVFDIECYRLGFGKGYYDRFLKKIQKKVCVGFAYDFQVIEKLPVEKHDVKLDAVLTEKREIGGY; from the coding sequence ATGAATAAGAATATGCTTAGGCAGCAATTTAAAGAGAAACGCAAAAATCTTGATAGAAACTTTGTAGAAAAAACAAGTAAGGTTATTACAGATAATTTTTTATCAAGATATGGTGGTTTTGATAGGTATTTTTTGTATGTTAGTTTTGATAATGAGGTAAGAACAATTGAGCTAATTACTCATCTTAAGAACATGGGGAAAGAGGTTTTTTTACCAATATTGGTAAATGATGAAATATTGGCTGGTTATTTTGAAGATTTTGAAAGTATGAAAAAAAATAGGTTTGGAGTTTTAGAACCTATTAAGGTTACAAGCGAGGATTATTTTGATGTTGTGGTGGCACCAGGTGTAGTTTTTGATATTGAATGTTACAGGTTAGGTTTTGGAAAAGGTTATTATGACAGATTTTTAAAAAAGATTCAGAAAAAGGTTTGTGTTGGTTTTGCTTATGACTTTCAGGTTATTGAAAAATTACCTGTTGAAAAACATGACGTAAAGCTTGATGCTGTATTAACTGAAAAAAGAGAAATAGGAGGTTATTGA
- the rny gene encoding ribonuclease Y — translation MIWLYILLAVVGLIVGLLLGIIIQKKKNESENIRLNKTADEIINRAKREADEIVKEAKLEAKDIIFKGKQELEKEVKEKRKELQLQEKRLISKEENIDKKLELVDKKEELISKREQELEEKLNNLKSQMEEVEQLKVKLLSEVEKVAGMTREEAKEMLINEMVTEAKKEAARTLKELEEETKHLAEKKAQSIIATAIQRCAPEYVGEVAVSVVNLPSDEMKGRIIGREGRNIRTFESITGVDIIVDDTPEAVILSSYDPFRREIAKLTLEKLISDGRIHPARIEEAYEKSKAELEKYILEVGEETAFNLGLHNIHPDLLKLIGRLKYRTSYGQNVLAHSIEVAKIAGIMAAELGLDEKLAKRAGLLHDIGKAIDQESEGSHTEIGVEIAKKYNEHPMVLNAILSHHGEEEFKFVESVLIQAADAISASRPGARREVLESYIKRLEKLEEIASSFEGVQKSFAIQAGREVRIIVEPDRIDDAEIVTLSREISKKIEEELTYPGMIKVVVIRESRAVEYAK, via the coding sequence ATGATTTGGTTGTATATTTTACTAGCTGTTGTTGGTTTAATTGTAGGACTTTTATTAGGTATAATTATCCAGAAAAAGAAAAATGAAAGTGAAAACATAAGGCTGAATAAAACAGCTGATGAAATAATTAACAGAGCAAAAAGGGAAGCTGATGAAATAGTTAAAGAAGCAAAACTGGAAGCAAAAGATATTATTTTTAAAGGGAAACAAGAGCTTGAAAAAGAAGTTAAGGAGAAGAGAAAAGAGCTTCAACTTCAAGAAAAGCGTTTAATCTCTAAAGAAGAAAATATCGATAAAAAGTTAGAATTAGTGGATAAAAAAGAAGAACTTATTTCTAAAAGAGAACAAGAGCTTGAAGAGAAGCTTAATAATTTGAAGAGTCAGATGGAAGAGGTCGAACAGTTAAAGGTTAAATTATTAAGTGAAGTTGAGAAAGTTGCCGGTATGACTAGAGAAGAAGCGAAAGAGATGTTGATTAATGAAATGGTTACTGAGGCTAAAAAAGAAGCTGCAAGAACTTTGAAAGAATTGGAAGAGGAAACCAAGCATTTAGCTGAAAAGAAAGCTCAAAGTATAATTGCGACAGCTATTCAAAGGTGTGCTCCAGAATATGTGGGTGAGGTGGCAGTATCTGTTGTTAATCTCCCTAGTGATGAGATGAAAGGTAGGATTATTGGTAGAGAGGGTAGAAATATTAGAACTTTTGAAAGCATTACAGGAGTTGATATTATTGTGGATGATACTCCAGAGGCCGTTATTTTATCATCTTATGATCCATTTAGAAGAGAAATTGCTAAGCTAACATTGGAAAAACTCATTTCTGACGGAAGGATTCATCCTGCAAGAATTGAAGAGGCTTATGAGAAGAGTAAAGCAGAGCTTGAAAAATACATTTTAGAAGTTGGTGAAGAAACTGCTTTTAATCTTGGACTGCACAACATACACCCTGATCTATTAAAACTGATTGGTAGGTTAAAATATAGAACAAGTTATGGACAGAATGTACTGGCACACTCTATTGAAGTGGCTAAAATTGCTGGTATTATGGCTGCTGAACTTGGTTTGGATGAAAAGTTGGCAAAAAGAGCAGGTTTACTTCATGATATAGGAAAAGCTATAGATCAGGAGAGTGAAGGTTCCCATACTGAGATTGGTGTTGAAATTGCAAAAAAATATAATGAACACCCTATGGTGTTAAATGCAATATTATCCCATCATGGAGAAGAGGAGTTTAAGTTTGTTGAATCTGTTTTGATTCAGGCTGCAGATGCAATTTCAGCTTCAAGACCAGGAGCTAGAAGAGAGGTTTTGGAATCTTACATTAAAAGGTTAGAAAAATTAGAAGAAATTGCTTCATCTTTTGAGGGTGTTCAAAAAAGTTTTGCAATACAGGCAGGTAGAGAAGTAAGAATTATTGTGGAGCCTGATAGAATTGATGACGCTGAAATTGTAACATTGTCTAGAGAAATTAGTAAGAAGATTGAGGAAGAGCTGACATATCCTGGTATGATAAAAGTTGTTGTTATTAGAGAATCAAGAGCTGTAGAATATGCGAAATAA
- a CDS encoding TIGR00282 family metallophosphoesterase, translating into MNILFVGDIIGRAGRKVFSRSIDDVKYEYGLDLVIVNGENSAGGFGINEKIYKELRSKGADVITSGNHIWDKKETANQLDNMEYLIRPANYPEDVPGNGYITLSIGVTEVTVINLLGRVFMNPIDCPFRKFDEIYRKVKDTVVIVDFHAEATSEKAAFGFYVDGRASVVVGTHTHVQTNDDRILPEGTLFMTDVGMCGSLDSVIGMNKDAPIKRFLTGIPHKFDVENKGKLVFNALFFEIDENTYKVKRYKKIFKVFEG; encoded by the coding sequence ATGAATATATTATTTGTAGGCGATATTATTGGTAGAGCGGGTAGAAAAGTATTTTCCCGCTCTATTGATGATGTAAAATATGAATATGGTTTGGATTTAGTCATTGTTAATGGTGAAAACTCTGCTGGCGGTTTTGGAATAAATGAAAAAATCTATAAAGAGTTAAGAAGCAAAGGTGCTGACGTAATAACGAGTGGAAATCATATTTGGGACAAGAAAGAAACAGCAAATCAACTTGATAATATGGAGTATCTTATTAGACCTGCAAATTATCCAGAAGATGTCCCTGGCAATGGTTATATCACTTTATCAATAGGTGTTACAGAAGTAACAGTAATTAATTTACTTGGAAGAGTATTTATGAATCCTATTGATTGCCCCTTTAGGAAATTTGATGAGATATATCGAAAGGTTAAAGATACTGTAGTTATAGTAGATTTCCATGCAGAAGCTACCAGTGAAAAAGCAGCATTTGGGTTTTATGTTGACGGTAGGGCAAGTGTTGTTGTAGGTACTCATACACATGTTCAAACAAATGATGATAGAATATTGCCAGAAGGTACCCTTTTTATGACAGATGTTGGGATGTGTGGTTCTCTTGATTCAGTGATAGGAATGAATAAGGATGCCCCAATTAAACGATTTTTAACAGGGATACCACATAAATTTGATGTTGAAAATAAAGGGAAATTGGTATTTAATGCACTGTTTTTTGAAATAGATGAGAATACATACAAGGTTAAAAGGTATAAAAAAATTTTTAAAGTATTTGAGGGGTAA